The following coding sequences lie in one Haematobia irritans isolate KBUSLIRL chromosome 3, ASM5000362v1, whole genome shotgun sequence genomic window:
- the spri gene encoding src homology 2 domain-containing protein sprint isoform X8: MKWFKKSLPVNHVSPHNQMHIRVKKNNTHPLKKSNSVPAKHDGNAKDENAKCMQKSLSVLNFANVEILDPEIFFQDPEHVRNYKEEEIFLKIMAEWEIVENPSTTMGNYFSANFEEDFVQMISQQQQQLQLKADTADSTTTHLAANLQSPTTETYNNSRTGMGARKRSYKRSLTEIFFADKIEIGLLPPMDSSTPPSSSDCSTPLLLKKRRRLKALGNNIYIVNEKPYSLYPTTCSNRIFKHCGIDRSQLKTEALACSIMGAIGKCPAKDKTPRSSINDLFKQTTDICHPLNGCDHYDIKQFFRLDDNGNILLNMNHIEEVKGIALVARGNPWLYKRYLKEGCSAEECNRKCCMQILKRILTLLLYKIKCHPCNKINLQNGGPGDTVRDYALLLASDQGTTFSRNIENFICCTKESREAAPQVVMRNMRQFMNGMKNYLVKHGEGKFHQEVQTARSRLKSDEFLNLDAILETVMHQLVVLPLREHLYGMFVDYYTRSEDIQLLAQNVKYACGRTANDFGIRSAVTPPSPTSLQIISNLLLRLQEAELPLEKLELFLCVISTIFDATGCPRGQQLGADDFLPILVYVVAKCGFVGAEIEAEFMWGLLQPTLLNGEPGYYLTALCSAVHVLKSFMTSENETGTGSLDWRSSSLPACSSVLRVIIPDECNGSLQTRTLPVRPHTTTREVCRIIAHKARITNPQDYALFKLVDGEETLLTDTECPQDIRLTAKGKHCMLAYKRIDAKIAWPTTTQPNLN, encoded by the exons ATGAAGTGGTTCAAAAAGTCGTTGCCTGTAAACCACGTGAGCCCTCATAATCAGATGCATATACGcgttaaaaaaaacaatacgcATCCACTGAAAAAATCAAATAGCGTACCCGCCAAACATGACGGCAACGCCAAAGACGAAAATGCCAAGTGTATGCAAAAATCACTAAGTGTTCTGAACTTTGCTAACGTCGAGATATTGGATCCGGAAATATTCTTTCAAGATCCCGAACATGTACGCAACTACAAAGAAGAGGAGATATTTCTCAAGATCATGGCTGAATGGGAAATAGTTGAAAATCCCTCAACTACCATGGGTAACTATTTCTCGGCGAATTTTGAAGAGGATTTTGTGCAAATGATAagccaacaacagcagcagctgcAACTAAAAGCCGATACAGCTGACTCGACAACTACTCATTTGGCGGCAAATCTACAAAGCCCAACGACTGAGACGTACAATAACAGCCGTACTGGTATGGGAGCAAGAAAACGGTCGTACAAACGTTCATTAacggaaatattttttgctgataaaattgaaattggccTGTTGCCGCCAATGGACTCTTCGACACCGCCATCATCATCGGATTGCTCTACGCCTTTGCTACTTAAAAAACGTAGACGATTGAAGGCGTTAggtaacaatatatatattgtcAATGAAAAGCCATATTCGTTATATCCCACCACTTGTTCCAATCGAATATTTAAACATTGTGGAATCGACCGTTCCCAATTAAAGACTGAAGCTTTGGCTTGCTCGATAATGGGTGCAATAGGCAAATGTCCGGCCAAGGACAAAACCCCTCGTTCCTCTATTAATGATCTCTTCAAACAGACTACAGATATATGCCATCCTCTGAACGGTTGTGATCACTATGATATCAAGCAGTTTTTTCGACTCGATGATAATGGAAACATCCTTTTAAATATGAATCACATTGAGGAAGTCAAAGGTATTGCTTTGGTGGCGAGAGGGAACCCCTGGCTTTACAAACGTTATTTGAAAGAGGGATGTTCTGCTGAAGAGTgcaacagaaaatgttgtatgcAAATTCTCAAACGTATCTTGACTTTATTGTTGTATAAAATCAAAT GCCACCCTTGCAATAAAATCAATCTACAAAATGGTGGACCAGGTGATACAGTGCGCGACTATGCTTTACTTTTAGCCTCCGATCAGGGAACCACCTTTTCCCGCAATATTGAGAATTTCATATGCTGCACTAAGGAATCCCGTGAAGCAGCACCCCAAGTTGTCATGCGAAACATGCGTCAATTTATGAATGGCATGAAGAATTATTTGGTCAAGCATGGCGAAGGAAAATTTCACCAAGAAGTACAAACGGCACGATCACGCCTGAAATCCGACGAGTTTTTAAACCTCGATGCCATTTTAGAAACTGTAATGCATCAACTGGTTGTGTTGCCTTTACGTGAACATTTGTATGGCATGTTCGTGGATTACTATACAAGGTCTGAAGATATCCAGTTACTGGCGCAGAATGTGAAATACGCCTGTGGGCGAACTGCAAATGATTTCGGCATTAGGTCTGCTGTAACGCCTCCATCACCAACTTCTCTACAAATTATATCCAATCTCTTATTACGCTTGCAAGAGGCTGAGTTGCCATTAGAAAAATTAGAATTGTTCTTATGTGTTATCTCAACCATATTCGACGCTACTGGCTGTCCCAGAGGGCAGCAATTAGGTGCAGATGATTTCTTACCCATTTTGGTATATGTTGTAGCCAAATGTGGGTTTGTGGGCGCTGAAATAGAAGCTGAATTTATGTGGGGTCTACTGCAACCGACTCTTTTAAATGGAGAGCCTGGCTATTATTTGACCGCTTTATGTAGCGCTGTTCATGTCTTGAAAAGTTTTATGACATCCGAAAATGAAACTGGAACTGGTTCTTTAGAT TGGCGTTCGTCATCCTTACCAGCATGTTCTTCAGTCCTCAGGGTAATAATACCCGATGAATGTAATGGCTCTCTGCAGACACGGACACTTCCTGTGAGACCTCATACGACCACACGTGAAGTATGTCGCATCATTGCACATAAAGCCCGAATCACCAATCCTCAAGACTATGCTCTCTTCAAACTGGTCGATGGTGAAGAGACCCTACTCACCGATACCGAATGCCCCCAAGACATACGCCTGACTGCTAAAGGCAAACACTGCATGTTAGCCTATAAACGTATCGATGCAAAAATAGCTTGGCCTACAACGACCCAGCCAAATCTTAATTAG